From the genome of Nicotiana sylvestris chromosome 2, ASM39365v2, whole genome shotgun sequence, one region includes:
- the LOC104234105 gene encoding uncharacterized protein, whose protein sequence is MAEVKISEMRDLTRIERIGAHSHIRGLGLDSSLEPRLSSEGMVGQTSARKAAGVIVKMVQEGKIAGRAVLLAGQPGTGKTAIAMGMAKSLGQETPFAMLAGSELYSLEMSKTEALMQAFRKAIGVRIKEEAEVIEGEVVEVQIDRPAVAGAASKTGKLTLKTTDMETVYDLGGKMIEALGKEKVQSGDVIAIDKASGKITKLGRSFSRSRDYDAMGPQTKFVQCPEGELQKRKEIVHCVTLHEIDVINSRTQGFLALFTGDTGEIRAEVREQIDTKVAEWREEGKAEIVPGVLFIDEVHMLDIECFSFLNRALENDMAPILVVATNRGITTIRGTNYKSPHGIPIDFLDRLLIISTQPYKEEEIRKILDIRCQEEDVEMSEDAKILLTKIGVNTSLRYAIHLITSAALACQKRKGKIVEVDDVTRVYNLFYDVKRSTQYLMEYQSQYMFNEVPTGDAEEDETTAMVS, encoded by the exons ATGGCGGAGGTGAAAATCTCAGAGATGCGTGACCTAACCCGAATAGAACGCATAGGTGCACACTCCCACATCCGAGGTCTCGGCCTCGACTCATCACTCGAACCCCGCCTCAGTTCCGAAGGCATGGTAGGCCAAACCTCCGCTCGTAAAGCCGCCGGCGTAATAGTCAAAATGGTTCAAGAAGGTAAAATCGCGGGTCGGGCTGTCCTCCTCGCGGGTCAACCCGGTACGGGCAAAACAGCTATAGCAATGGGCATGGCGAAATCATTAGGGCAAGAAACCCCTTTCGCTATGCTAGCAGGAAGCGAACTTTACTCCCTCGAGATGTCGAAAACGGAAGCACTTATGCAGGCATTCCGTAAAGCAATTGGTGTGCGGATAAAAGAAGAGGCTGAAGTTATTGAAGGAGAAGTTGTGGAAGTGCAGATTGATAGGCCAGCTGTGGCTGGGGCGGCATCAAAGACGGGGAAGTTGACTTTGAAGACTACGGATATGGAGACAGTTTATGACTTGGGAGGGAAAATGATTGAGGCTTTAGGGAAGGAGAAAGTTCAGAGTGGAGATGTTATTGCTATTGATAAGGCTTCTGGGAAGATTACTAAATTAGGGAGGTCGTTTTCGAGGTCCAGGGATTATGATGCTATGGGACCCCAGACTAAGTTTGTACAATGTCCTGAAGGAGAGCTCCAGAAGAGGAAGGAGATTGTACATTGCGTTACCCTCCACGAAATTGACGTCATAAATAGCAG AACACAGGGATTTTTAGCACTATTTACGGGTGATACTGGTGAGATTCGTGCTGAAGTGAGAGAACAAATAGATACCAAGGTTGCAGAGTGGAGGGAGGAAGGGAAGGCAGAGATTGTGCCTGGTGTCCTCTTCATTGACGAAGTCCATATGCTTGACATTGAGTGTTTCTCTTTCCTAAACCGAGCTCTGGAAAATGACATGGCACCTATATTGGTTGTTGCTACCAATAGAGGCATTACTACAATTCGGGGAACAAATTACAAATCCCCACATGGGATTCCAATTGACTTTCTTGATCGCCTGCTCATCATCTCTACACAGCCTTACAAGGAGGAAGAAATTCGCAAAATTCTGGACATCAGATGCCAAGAGGAGGACGTAGAAATGTCTGAAGATGCAAAAATTTTGTTGACCAAGATCGGGGTGAATACATCTTTGAGATATGCCATTCACCTTATTACTTCTGCAGCTCTGGCTTGCCAGAAGCGGAAAGGGAAGATTGTGGAAGTGGACGATGTTACTCGAGTCTATAATCTGTTTTATGATGTCAAGAGATCCACACAGTACTTGATGGAGTACCAGAGCCAGTACATGTTTAATGAAGTGCCAACAGGAGATGCAGAAGAAGATGAAACCACTGCCATGGTCTCCTGA